A single genomic interval of Peribacillus sp. FSL H8-0477 harbors:
- the nth gene encoding endonuclease III, which translates to MLNKSQIRYCLDVMGELFPDAHCELKHSNPFELVIAVALSAQCTDALVNRVTEHLFQKYKTPEDYLSVPLEELENDIRSIGLYRNKAKNIQKMCRMLIDEYDREVPRDRDEMTKLPGVGRKTANVVVSVAFGVPAIAVDTHVERISKRLGISRWKDSVTEVETVLMAKIPKEEWSAAHHRMIFFGRYHCKAQSPQCPVCPLLDLCREGKKRMKKAGSI; encoded by the coding sequence ATGCTGAATAAAAGCCAGATTCGCTATTGTTTGGATGTGATGGGAGAGTTGTTTCCTGACGCCCATTGTGAGTTAAAACACTCAAATCCATTCGAGCTGGTCATTGCAGTTGCATTATCTGCTCAATGCACGGATGCTTTGGTCAATAGAGTGACTGAACATTTATTTCAAAAATATAAAACCCCTGAAGATTACTTGAGTGTGCCGCTGGAAGAGCTTGAAAATGATATCCGGTCAATTGGGTTGTATCGGAATAAGGCAAAAAACATTCAAAAGATGTGTCGTATGCTGATCGATGAATATGATCGTGAAGTACCTCGTGATCGGGATGAAATGACCAAGCTTCCTGGTGTAGGAAGAAAAACAGCAAACGTAGTGGTTTCAGTTGCTTTTGGGGTACCTGCGATTGCTGTTGATACGCATGTAGAACGGATCAGCAAACGACTAGGGATTTCTCGTTGGAAAGATAGTGTAACAGAAGTTGAAACAGTCCTGATGGCTAAAATTCCAAAGGAAGAATGGTCTGCCGCACATCATCGGATGATTTTCTTCGGTCGCTATCATTGTAAGGCTCAATCTCCTCAATGCCCTGTTTGTCCTTTACTTGATCTTTGCCGAGAAGGCAAAAAACGTATGAAAAAAGCAGGTAGCATATGA
- a CDS encoding DnaD domain-containing protein has translation MIKDKLYDWFKEGSLTIPSVLLTHYPKMGLEEKEVMLLLQLQNFIDKGENFPAPSQIADRMTFEESECLFMIQRLIQRGFVMIEEEVDRTIGDERYSLQPLYEKMITCYLVSQKQEEAVQVQVEGESLYTVFEQEFGRPLSPFECETLAMWQDDEHHPDLIKGALRESVISGKINFRYIDRILFEWKKNGIKTVEQAKAQSQKFRSYQKREKKPDNQPVKDVPFYNWLEQ, from the coding sequence ATGATAAAAGATAAATTATATGATTGGTTTAAAGAAGGGTCACTTACGATTCCTTCAGTTTTGTTAACTCATTATCCGAAAATGGGTCTTGAAGAAAAGGAAGTTATGCTGCTTTTACAGCTTCAGAACTTCATAGATAAGGGAGAGAATTTCCCCGCTCCTTCACAAATTGCTGACCGAATGACATTTGAAGAATCAGAATGCCTGTTTATGATTCAGCGTCTCATCCAGCGAGGATTTGTTATGATTGAAGAGGAAGTTGATCGTACAATAGGGGATGAACGATATTCATTGCAGCCTTTATATGAAAAAATGATTACCTGTTACTTAGTAAGTCAAAAACAAGAAGAAGCAGTTCAAGTTCAAGTGGAAGGGGAAAGTCTCTACACGGTATTTGAACAAGAGTTTGGCCGTCCATTGTCACCCTTTGAGTGTGAAACTTTAGCCATGTGGCAGGATGATGAGCATCATCCTGATTTAATTAAAGGTGCACTAAGAGAGTCCGTCATTTCTGGAAAAATTAATTTCCGATATATCGATAGAATCCTATTTGAATGGAAGAAAAACGGCATAAAGACGGTAGAGCAAGCAAAGGCTCAAAGCCAGAAATTCAGGTCCTATCAAAAGCGCGAAAAGAAACCGGATAATCAACCAGTGAAGGACGTTCCATTTTATAATTGGCTTGAACAATAA
- the asnS gene encoding asparagine--tRNA ligase, protein MKITIKEVSKYLNQEVVIGAWLANKRSSGKIAFLQLRDGSGFMQGVVVREEVGEELFARAKSLTQETSMYVTGIVKSDERSPFGYELQVTNVEVIHESVDYPITPKAHGPEFLLDNRHLWLRSKRQHAVMKIRNEIIRATYEFFNQEGFVKVDPPILTGSAPEGTTELFATKYFDEDAFLSQSGQLYMEATAMALGKVFSFGPTFRAEKSKTRRHLIEFWMIEPEMAFYQHEDSLQVQEQYVSFIVQSVLKNCQLELNTLGRDLTKLEQIQAPFPRITYDEALKFLHEKGFDDIKWGDDLGAPHETAIAESYDKPVFITHYPTSLKPFYMQPDPEREEVVLCADLIAPEGYGEIIGGSERIHDLALMEQRIAEHGLNPEAYNWYLELRKYGSVPHAGFGLGLERTVAWISGVDHVRETIPFPRLLNRLYP, encoded by the coding sequence TTGAAAATTACAATAAAAGAAGTCAGTAAATACCTTAATCAAGAAGTAGTCATTGGGGCTTGGCTGGCTAATAAACGATCCAGCGGAAAAATAGCGTTTTTACAATTACGAGATGGCTCAGGTTTCATGCAAGGAGTCGTTGTAAGAGAAGAAGTGGGCGAGGAACTATTTGCTCGTGCTAAATCACTGACGCAGGAAACATCCATGTATGTTACTGGAATCGTGAAGAGCGATGAACGCTCACCTTTTGGATATGAACTTCAAGTAACAAATGTAGAAGTCATTCATGAATCTGTTGATTATCCAATTACACCAAAGGCGCATGGTCCGGAATTCTTGTTAGACAATCGTCATTTATGGCTACGTTCTAAGCGTCAGCATGCTGTAATGAAAATCCGTAATGAAATCATTCGTGCTACATACGAGTTCTTTAATCAAGAAGGTTTTGTAAAGGTTGATCCACCGATTTTGACAGGAAGTGCACCTGAAGGAACGACTGAATTATTTGCGACTAAGTATTTTGATGAAGACGCGTTCCTTTCCCAAAGCGGTCAATTATATATGGAAGCGACTGCAATGGCACTTGGTAAAGTATTTTCATTCGGTCCAACGTTTAGAGCTGAAAAATCAAAAACAAGACGCCATCTGATTGAATTTTGGATGATTGAACCGGAAATGGCTTTCTATCAGCACGAAGATAGCCTGCAAGTTCAAGAACAATATGTATCCTTCATCGTTCAATCTGTCTTAAAAAATTGTCAGCTTGAATTAAATACACTTGGCCGTGATCTAACTAAGTTAGAACAAATTCAGGCTCCGTTCCCACGTATTACTTATGATGAAGCATTGAAATTCTTACATGAAAAAGGATTCGATGATATTAAATGGGGCGATGATTTAGGCGCTCCGCATGAAACGGCCATTGCGGAAAGTTATGATAAGCCAGTATTTATTACTCATTATCCAACTTCCCTTAAGCCTTTCTATATGCAGCCGGATCCTGAACGTGAAGAAGTTGTTCTTTGTGCCGATTTAATTGCCCCAGAAGGATATGGAGAAATTATCGGCGGTTCAGAACGTATTCATGATTTAGCCCTTATGGAACAGCGGATTGCTGAACATGGTTTAAACCCTGAGGCTTATAACTGGTACTTGGAGCTGCGTAAATATGGTTCTGTACCTCACGCAGGTTTTGGTTTAGGACTGGAACGTACAGTAGCTTGGATCAGTGGTGTTGACCATGTACGTGAAACAATTCCATTCCCGCGTTTATTAAACAGACTTTACCCATAA
- a CDS encoding pyridoxal phosphate-dependent aminotransferase has translation MTKLASRVQALTPSSTLAITAKAKELKAQGYDVIGLGAGEPDFNTPQHIIDAAVNSMNEGQTKYTPSAGLPQLKAEIAKKLKRDQGLEYKPSEIIVGSGAKHVLYTLFQAILDEGDEVIIPTPYWVSYPEQVKLALGTPIFVTASEENSFKITAQQLEESITSKTKAIIINSPSNPTGMLYTKEELQELGEVCLKHDILIISDEIYEKLVYQGAKHVSIAELSPELKSQTMVINGVSKSHSMTGWRIGYAAGNEAIVKAMTNLASHSTSNPTTTAQYGAIAAYAGTQEPVEEMRKAFEQRLNTIYDQLTAIPGVTCLKPQGAFYLFPNVKQAAIAANFATVDEFAAALLEEALVAVVPGSGFGAPDNMRLSYATSLEQLEKAVGRISKFVSEKMAQVR, from the coding sequence ATGACAAAGTTAGCAAGCCGGGTACAGGCATTAACACCATCTTCAACATTGGCTATTACGGCAAAGGCGAAGGAGCTTAAGGCACAAGGATACGATGTAATTGGTCTTGGAGCCGGAGAGCCCGATTTTAATACGCCGCAGCATATTATCGATGCAGCCGTTAACTCGATGAATGAAGGACAGACAAAATATACCCCATCTGCAGGGCTTCCTCAGTTGAAAGCAGAAATTGCTAAAAAGCTGAAAAGAGACCAGGGCTTGGAGTATAAACCATCAGAGATCATTGTCGGTTCCGGTGCTAAACATGTTTTATATACCTTGTTCCAAGCAATACTCGATGAGGGAGATGAAGTAATCATTCCAACTCCTTATTGGGTAAGTTACCCTGAACAAGTAAAGTTAGCATTGGGGACTCCCATATTTGTTACTGCGTCAGAAGAAAATAGCTTTAAAATCACTGCACAGCAGCTTGAAGAAAGTATCACATCTAAAACAAAAGCAATTATTATTAATTCTCCAAGTAATCCAACAGGCATGCTCTATACGAAAGAGGAACTTCAAGAACTTGGCGAAGTTTGTTTGAAGCATGATATTCTCATTATCTCTGACGAAATCTATGAGAAACTAGTTTATCAAGGGGCAAAACATGTGTCCATTGCTGAACTTTCACCAGAATTAAAGAGTCAAACGATGGTCATTAATGGTGTATCGAAATCACATTCTATGACAGGCTGGCGTATCGGCTATGCTGCAGGTAATGAGGCGATTGTGAAGGCTATGACGAACTTGGCCAGCCACAGTACGTCAAATCCAACAACGACGGCCCAGTACGGCGCCATCGCAGCGTATGCAGGCACACAGGAGCCTGTAGAGGAAATGCGTAAGGCGTTTGAGCAGCGCTTGAATACAATCTATGATCAATTAACAGCCATACCAGGGGTAACATGCTTGAAGCCTCAAGGTGCGTTTTATCTTTTTCCAAATGTGAAGCAAGCCGCAATAGCTGCAAATTTTGCAACGGTTGATGAGTTTGCTGCCGCTTTGCTTGAAGAGGCATTGGTTGCTGTCGTTCCCGGATCTGGGTTCGGCGCACCTGATAACATGCGCTTATCTTACGCAACGTCTTTAGAACAGCTTGAAAAAGCTGTTGGAAGAATAAGCAAATTTGTTTCTGAGAAAATGGCACAGGTTCGATAA
- a CDS encoding cell wall elongation regulator TseB-like domain-containing protein: MKKWVIIFTIVVLCIIGTIAGVYVNAMGPKKEASTEAFNKAKQEGELVTMDSFYMYNGEETFSVVVGENADREKMAVWIPEDDKQKIKVEKYSDGKSKEEIRKIVVKEHAPEEIISIKLGMERNVALWEVTYIDKANRYNYDYYDFKTGEWLKYYRSI; this comes from the coding sequence TTGAAAAAATGGGTAATTATTTTTACTATCGTTGTCCTTTGTATAATCGGAACGATTGCCGGTGTATATGTGAATGCGATGGGTCCCAAAAAAGAAGCATCCACGGAAGCCTTCAACAAAGCAAAGCAAGAAGGCGAACTTGTCACTATGGATAGCTTTTATATGTATAATGGCGAGGAAACGTTCTCTGTAGTGGTTGGAGAGAATGCTGATAGGGAAAAGATGGCTGTATGGATTCCTGAAGATGATAAACAGAAGATTAAAGTAGAAAAGTATAGTGATGGTAAGTCTAAGGAAGAAATCCGTAAGATTGTCGTCAAAGAACATGCACCAGAAGAAATCATTTCCATTAAACTTGGAATGGAGCGCAATGTTGCGCTTTGGGAAGTAACCTATATAGATAAGGCGAATCGCTATAATTATGATTATTATGATTTTAAAACAGGCGAGTGGCTGAAATATTACCGAAGCATATAG
- a CDS encoding YpmA family protein — translation MENKIEIISTVKLQHSPELYKVVDALNRTLKDRDLMFGLALDSENQEKAIFTIYRT, via the coding sequence ATGGAAAATAAGATTGAGATTATTTCAACGGTTAAATTGCAGCATTCACCTGAATTATATAAAGTAGTTGATGCATTGAACCGCACATTGAAAGACCGTGACTTAATGTTCGGATTAGCGTTAGATTCTGAAAACCAAGAAAAAGCGATATTCACGATTTATCGTACATAG
- the dinG gene encoding ATP-dependent DNA helicase DinG has translation MAQRYVVIDLETTGNSPKKGDRIIQFAAVVIENDKIVDEYSTYLQPEQSISIFIEELTGINNDTVKDAPLFEEVAERICALLEGACFVAHNVLFDLSFLKEELERCGYEPFYGSTIDTVELAKILKPTADGYKLNQLAKEENLEHPRPHQADSDAYVTALLLLQLKKKLYSLPVMTLKKLSKLSFSLKSEIAELIDECLTVKLSKAELHNPAIETFRGLAFKKVQPAKACSEKIPEFPFSEKEKVDRMKRAFPEFEARKGQLAMMDTVYHSFIQEQHSIIEAGTGIGKSLGYLLPAAYFAKQQDTPVVISTYTLQLQEQLLSTEVPKLKEILPFSIHVVLLKGRANYLSLAKFERALRGKEDNYETALTKMQILVWLTETETGEKDELHLTSGGELFWNRIKSDGFTSPDLQIPWKSKDFYEKAKLVASKADIIVTNHAFLMADIMSSNRIIPEGYLVLDEAHHIEQAASKYLGKRLNYISVKTMLNRLGTSDQKQLLRKLEKILSNKGITPERTSSFIDGKLTDFMYEFEQLFQLLSSEANKSGKSSGPHRIPLKIKDVKEWQGISFLVERLIDNLSDIKKTLFDRICMLKNEELTKNELFYMNDVELLISGMNEIIQSLAEFFIHPSDQSIYWIEFTKSVPQHGITLSSQPVSGNKILWDSCFVHQKSVIMTSATLSVKDTFSFFIEQLGMQNIPVHTYNFPSPFKYEENVRVLVASDIPEVNTISADDYAIAVARHIIAAAQAANGRMMVLFTSHDMLRTTYQKVKATGFLQEFTLFAQGLTGGSKMRLLRNFQNFDKAVLFGTTSLWEGVDIPGEDLSCLVIVRLPFSPPDDPIIQAKCNLYSREGRNPFYAYSLPEAILRFRQGFGRLIRTSTDRGVLLVLDRRIMTSSYGSEFRQAIPPVEWLEVNEDDMTYRIEEWI, from the coding sequence ATGGCGCAACGCTATGTGGTAATAGATTTAGAAACGACCGGTAACTCTCCTAAAAAAGGAGATCGAATTATTCAATTTGCTGCCGTCGTAATTGAAAATGATAAAATTGTTGATGAGTATTCAACCTATCTACAGCCAGAACAAAGTATTTCTATTTTTATTGAAGAATTAACGGGAATAAATAATGATACAGTCAAGGATGCCCCTTTATTTGAAGAGGTCGCCGAACGAATTTGCGCACTATTAGAAGGCGCTTGTTTTGTGGCGCATAACGTTCTATTTGACCTCTCCTTTTTGAAGGAAGAACTTGAACGCTGCGGGTATGAACCGTTTTACGGATCAACCATTGATACAGTTGAACTTGCAAAAATATTAAAACCAACAGCGGATGGTTACAAGCTCAATCAATTGGCAAAGGAAGAGAATCTAGAGCATCCACGTCCACATCAAGCAGACAGTGATGCCTATGTTACGGCATTACTGCTATTGCAGTTGAAGAAGAAACTATATTCGCTGCCAGTTATGACCTTGAAGAAATTATCTAAACTGTCATTTTCTTTGAAAAGTGAGATAGCTGAATTAATTGATGAATGCTTAACGGTTAAACTTTCAAAAGCAGAGCTGCATAATCCAGCTATTGAAACATTTCGCGGCTTAGCCTTTAAAAAGGTCCAACCAGCGAAAGCCTGTAGTGAAAAGATTCCGGAATTTCCGTTTAGCGAGAAAGAAAAAGTAGACCGGATGAAGAGAGCTTTTCCAGAATTTGAAGCTAGAAAAGGTCAATTGGCGATGATGGATACAGTCTATCATTCCTTTATTCAGGAACAGCACAGTATTATTGAAGCTGGAACTGGGATAGGGAAATCACTTGGTTATTTGCTGCCAGCCGCTTATTTTGCCAAACAGCAGGATACACCTGTCGTAATCTCTACGTATACATTACAGCTGCAAGAACAGCTGCTTTCGACAGAGGTGCCTAAATTAAAGGAAATCCTTCCTTTTTCCATTCATGTTGTTTTATTGAAAGGACGAGCCAATTATCTTAGCTTGGCTAAATTTGAGCGGGCTCTTCGGGGAAAAGAAGATAATTATGAAACCGCACTAACGAAAATGCAAATTTTAGTTTGGTTGACGGAGACTGAAACCGGAGAAAAGGATGAACTCCATTTAACAAGCGGCGGAGAGCTTTTCTGGAACAGAATTAAGAGTGATGGATTCACTTCTCCAGATCTTCAAATCCCTTGGAAGTCGAAGGATTTTTATGAAAAAGCTAAATTGGTCGCTTCTAAGGCGGATATCATTGTAACGAATCATGCTTTTTTAATGGCGGATATTATGTCTAGTAACCGGATTATACCAGAAGGCTACTTAGTATTAGATGAGGCGCACCATATTGAGCAAGCAGCATCAAAATACCTTGGAAAGCGATTAAATTATATTTCGGTCAAAACCATGCTTAATCGCCTGGGAACATCGGATCAGAAGCAGCTGTTAAGAAAGCTTGAAAAGATTCTAAGTAATAAAGGGATTACACCTGAGCGTACGAGCAGTTTTATTGACGGAAAGCTTACTGACTTTATGTATGAGTTCGAGCAATTATTTCAATTGCTTTCATCAGAGGCAAATAAATCAGGAAAGTCCAGTGGTCCCCATCGGATTCCGTTAAAGATCAAGGACGTGAAGGAATGGCAGGGGATTAGCTTTCTGGTTGAAAGGCTTATTGATAATCTTTCAGACATCAAGAAGACATTATTTGATCGGATATGTATGTTAAAAAACGAAGAACTCACTAAAAATGAATTGTTCTATATGAACGATGTGGAATTGTTGATCAGCGGGATGAACGAGATTATTCAGTCCTTGGCTGAATTCTTTATTCATCCGAGTGACCAATCAATCTACTGGATTGAATTTACCAAATCCGTTCCGCAGCATGGAATTACCTTATCTTCGCAGCCAGTATCAGGGAATAAGATCCTTTGGGATTCGTGCTTTGTTCACCAAAAGAGCGTCATTATGACGTCAGCGACACTCTCTGTAAAGGACACGTTTAGTTTCTTTATTGAGCAGCTGGGGATGCAGAACATTCCTGTTCACACCTATAACTTTCCATCACCTTTTAAGTATGAGGAAAATGTCAGGGTACTTGTTGCAAGCGATATTCCAGAGGTTAACACTATTTCTGCAGATGATTATGCTATTGCGGTAGCCAGACATATTATTGCGGCAGCACAAGCGGCCAATGGAAGAATGATGGTACTATTTACTTCCCACGATATGCTGCGGACGACTTATCAAAAGGTTAAAGCTACAGGCTTTTTGCAGGAGTTCACATTGTTTGCACAAGGGTTAACCGGCGGCAGCAAAATGCGACTTCTCCGCAATTTCCAGAACTTTGATAAAGCCGTGCTTTTCGGAACCACAAGCTTATGGGAAGGAGTAGATATACCTGGTGAGGATCTTTCCTGTCTAGTTATTGTCAGATTGCCTTTTTCACCGCCTGACGATCCCATTATTCAAGCCAAATGCAACCTCTATTCACGTGAAGGAAGAAACCCTTTTTATGCCTATTCGCTTCCTGAAGCGATTCTGCGATTCCGTCAGGGGTTCGGCAGACTGATCCGGACCAGTACGGACCGCGGGGTTCTGCTCGTTTTAGATCGAAGAATTATGACTTCTTCTTATGGATCCGAATTCCGTCAGGCCATACCGCCTGTAGAGTGGCTGGAAGTAAATGAGGATGACATGACGTATCGGATTGAAGAGTGGATTTAG
- the panD gene encoding aspartate 1-decarboxylase encodes MFRTMMNGKIHRARVTEANLNYVGSITIDEDILDTVGILPNEKVAIVNNNNGARLETYTIAGERGSGVVCLNGAAARLVQRDDIVIIISYVMVAEEKIHTHKPIVAIMNEKNEIVEILSHEPEATIK; translated from the coding sequence ATGTTTCGCACAATGATGAACGGAAAAATACACCGTGCTCGTGTCACAGAAGCCAATTTAAATTACGTCGGCAGTATTACTATTGATGAAGATATCCTCGATACAGTTGGGATACTACCTAATGAAAAAGTAGCGATTGTGAATAACAACAATGGAGCTCGTTTAGAAACGTATACCATTGCGGGTGAAAGAGGCAGCGGAGTCGTTTGCCTCAACGGTGCAGCAGCACGACTTGTTCAGCGTGATGATATCGTCATTATCATTTCATATGTCATGGTAGCAGAAGAAAAAATTCATACTCACAAACCAATTGTTGCAATCATGAATGAAAAGAATGAAATAGTTGAGATCCTGTCACATGAACCTGAAGCAACAATTAAATAA
- the panC gene encoding pantoate--beta-alanine ligase, translated as MKIITTITELQQNIREDKQKGKTIGFVPTMGFLHEGHQRLIKQARGDHDTVIVSIFVNPLQFGPNEDFESYPRDRDRDAAAAEEAGADYMFCPTVAEMYGSESVVKATAVKRTEVLCGKRRPGHFDGVVTVLTKLFNITTPDTVYFGKKDAQQVAIVDALVRDFNFPIKISAVDTVRDEDGLAKSSRNVYLLNKEREEAKELYQGLLLGKEAIERGERQTDTIIKIIKEHIETTTSGEIDYIELYQYPELTSLETLSGTILVALAVKFQKARLIDNLILSI; from the coding sequence ATGAAGATCATCACCACGATTACTGAATTACAGCAAAATATTAGAGAAGATAAGCAAAAGGGTAAGACAATTGGTTTTGTGCCCACGATGGGGTTTCTTCATGAGGGCCACCAGAGATTAATTAAGCAAGCTCGAGGGGACCACGATACGGTCATAGTAAGCATTTTTGTCAATCCGCTGCAGTTTGGTCCTAATGAAGATTTTGAGTCGTATCCAAGGGATAGGGACCGTGATGCAGCTGCAGCTGAAGAAGCGGGAGCAGATTATATGTTCTGCCCAACAGTAGCTGAGATGTATGGCTCAGAATCCGTGGTAAAAGCTACAGCTGTAAAACGGACAGAGGTCCTTTGCGGAAAGCGCAGACCTGGACATTTTGATGGCGTGGTAACCGTTTTAACAAAACTATTTAATATAACCACACCTGATACTGTTTATTTCGGTAAAAAGGATGCACAGCAAGTAGCAATCGTCGACGCATTGGTGAGAGATTTCAATTTTCCAATAAAAATCTCTGCAGTTGATACAGTTCGTGATGAAGATGGCTTGGCTAAAAGCTCGCGCAATGTCTATCTTCTTAACAAGGAACGCGAGGAAGCGAAGGAATTATACCAAGGACTCTTGCTGGGTAAAGAAGCCATAGAACGTGGAGAACGACAAACAGATACGATTATAAAGATTATTAAAGAACATATTGAAACTACGACCAGTGGAGAGATTGATTATATTGAACTATATCAGTATCCTGAATTAACTTCTCTGGAAACTTTATCGGGAACCATTTTAGTTGCACTTGCTGTGAAGTTTCAAAAAGCAAGACTGATTGATAATTTAATTCTATCCATTTAA
- the panB gene encoding 3-methyl-2-oxobutanoate hydroxymethyltransferase, which yields MKRSGHFLKMKQNDEKIVMLTAYDYPSAKLAEQAGVDMILVGDSLGMVVLGYESTIPVTVDDMIHHTKAVKRGASDTFVVTDMPFMSYHSSLEETMKNAAKIIQTGNADALKLEGADEVLEKISALTKAGVPIIAHLGLTPQSVGVLGGYKVQGKSAESAKKLIEDAKKCEEAGAIALVLECVPHQVAKLVTETLSIPTIGIGAGADTDGQVLVYHDVINYGVDRVAKFVKTYGNANELIKQALESYVSEVKTRDFPALQHSFTMNDEEVNALYGGKS from the coding sequence ATGAAACGTTCGGGCCATTTTTTGAAGATGAAGCAAAATGATGAAAAAATAGTTATGTTGACAGCTTATGATTATCCTTCTGCTAAGCTTGCGGAGCAGGCTGGTGTGGATATGATCTTAGTTGGAGATTCTTTAGGAATGGTTGTTCTCGGCTATGAATCAACGATTCCAGTGACCGTTGATGATATGATCCATCATACTAAGGCTGTGAAGAGAGGAGCATCTGATACGTTCGTCGTTACAGATATGCCTTTTATGAGTTATCACTCCTCACTAGAAGAAACCATGAAAAACGCAGCAAAAATCATCCAGACAGGAAATGCCGATGCCTTAAAGCTTGAAGGAGCAGATGAAGTACTGGAAAAGATATCCGCCTTAACGAAAGCAGGCGTTCCTATTATTGCGCATCTCGGTTTAACTCCACAATCAGTAGGAGTTCTTGGCGGTTACAAGGTTCAAGGCAAAAGTGCGGAGTCCGCTAAGAAATTAATTGAGGATGCCAAAAAATGTGAAGAGGCTGGGGCTATCGCTCTTGTACTGGAATGTGTGCCGCATCAAGTGGCAAAATTAGTAACCGAGACATTGAGCATTCCAACAATAGGAATTGGCGCAGGTGCGGATACAGACGGACAAGTCTTGGTTTATCACGATGTCATCAATTATGGTGTAGACCGTGTGGCTAAATTTGTTAAAACATATGGAAATGCAAATGAGCTGATTAAACAGGCTCTGGAGTCGTATGTTTCAGAGGTTAAAACAAGAGATTTTCCAGCTTTACAGCACTCATTTACTATGAATGATGAAGAAGTCAACGCGCTTTATGGGGGGAAATCATGA
- a CDS encoding biotin--[acetyl-CoA-carboxylase] ligase, whose translation MQSDLRSKVMEAFSRAEGEFVSGQEMADFIGCSRTAVWKHIEDLRNDGYILEAVRRKGYRLLSVPEKVSANEIQMALETKRLGRVIHYEESVDSTQKIAHSLANRGAVEGTLVVAEEQTTGRGRLSRSWHSPKYTGVWMSLLLRPKIPLYEAPQLTLLAAVAAAQAIERVTTLQPEIKWPNDLLLNGKKITGILTELQAESDQIHSVIIGMGINANLTAIDFPQELEDIATSLFIESGQLVSRAKLIAEVLLCFETLYDRYLIEGFTPIKSLWESYAMSLGKEIKATMLNETVIGTALGITDAGVLLLEDKQGKVHSIYSADIEIPPNK comes from the coding sequence GTGCAATCGGATTTAAGAAGCAAAGTAATGGAGGCATTTTCAAGAGCAGAGGGAGAGTTTGTTTCCGGTCAGGAAATGGCTGATTTTATAGGTTGTTCACGTACGGCGGTCTGGAAACATATAGAGGATCTTAGGAATGATGGGTATATCTTAGAAGCTGTTCGGCGTAAAGGCTATCGATTACTATCGGTCCCAGAAAAAGTAAGCGCCAATGAAATCCAGATGGCTTTGGAGACTAAGAGATTAGGAAGAGTCATTCATTACGAGGAAAGTGTAGATTCTACCCAGAAGATTGCTCATTCTTTAGCCAATCGTGGAGCCGTTGAGGGTACATTAGTGGTGGCTGAAGAGCAGACAACAGGGAGAGGGAGACTTTCAAGAAGCTGGCACTCTCCAAAATATACGGGTGTTTGGATGAGTTTGCTCTTACGTCCGAAAATCCCCTTGTACGAAGCTCCTCAGTTAACACTGCTTGCAGCAGTAGCAGCTGCTCAAGCAATTGAACGGGTGACTACATTACAGCCAGAAATTAAATGGCCGAATGATTTATTACTAAATGGAAAAAAGATCACTGGAATTTTGACTGAGCTTCAGGCTGAATCAGATCAAATTCATTCTGTGATAATCGGAATGGGGATTAACGCGAACTTAACCGCCATTGATTTCCCGCAGGAACTGGAAGATATTGCGACCTCTCTTTTTATTGAATCGGGGCAACTTGTTTCACGAGCTAAACTAATTGCGGAAGTGCTTTTGTGTTTTGAAACATTATATGATCGCTATCTGATTGAAGGCTTTACACCGATTAAGTCTCTCTGGGAGAGTTATGCGATGAGTCTCGGTAAAGAAATTAAAGCAACGATGCTGAATGAAACAGTGATTGGAACAGCACTAGGAATAACTGATGCAGGTGTACTACTCCTTGAAGACAAACAGGGGAAAGTCCATTCTATTTATTCGGCTGATATCGAAATTCCTCCTAACAAATAA